TCGAGGCTCATCTCCGCCTCCTGGGCAAGGGCGTTGGTCGGGAAGTTGCACAGCACCCAGCGTTTCTCGTTCACTATCTTTTCGCTTATGGGTTTGAGGACCCTGCTTCTCAGGGCGATCTTCTTTGGGTCCGTCGAGGAGAGGGCCTTCCTGTTGAGCGGCGCCCTGATGTTGACGACACAGTCGATATGTTCGGCCTCGTAGAGCCTGGTGTCGGGAAAGCGCTCCAGTTGCGCCCTGGTGGCCATGTCGTAGAAGATCCCGGCCGTCTCCTCGAAGTTTATGGAGGTAAGGGGGTGGGCCTTCTTTCTCATCACCTCGCGGTAGACCTCGATGACAAGGGGCTTTGCCAGCTCGCTCGATGCGCTTATGAGGACCGTCTCGCCGCGTTTGAGCCGCAGCGAGTGGTTCACCAGTATGGATGCCAGCGTGGTTGCGCGCGGGTCGATCATGATCGTGTCACCTCCTTGGCGTTTGTTTAGGGGGGCGCGCCTTCACAGGCGGCGGGCCGCGCCCTGGCGCGTGCCTCTTGCCCGGAGCTTCGCCTCCACGGCCTCTGCCACGGCGAACTTGCCGGCCCCCCAGCGGGGGGCGACGAGCAGGCGGCGGGGCGCGTCGCCGCAGAGCCGGTGTATGACCGTCTCAGGCGGCAGGAGCTCGATGGCGTCGGCGACTATGGATGCGTACTCGTCGAGCCCGAGCGGCGTCACCTCTCCCCGGCGGTACATCGTTTCAAGGGGCGTGCCCCTGAGCACCTGGAGCTGGTGGAACTTGACGCCCCAGAGTCCGAGCTCGGCCACGCGGCCGACCGTGGCCGCCATGTGGCGGCGTTCCTCGCCGGGAAGACCCATGATGAGGTGCGCGCACACGTCGATGCCCCGCTCCATGGCCGCGCGGGCGGCGCAGATGAAGTCCCCGGCGGTGTGGCCCCTGTTGATGAGCCTCAGCGTGCGCTCATGGATCGACTGCAGGCCCAGCTCGATCCAGAGGTCCTTTTTCCCGCGCACCCGGCAGAGGAGATCGAGCACCTCGGGGCCGAGGCAGTCGGGCCTTGTGGAGACGGCGAGGGCGACGACCTCGGGGTGGCGCACGGCGGTGTCGAGCATGGCGGCGAGCCTGTCGGTCGGTCCGTTGGTGGAGGTGCCCGACTGGAAGTATGCGACGAAGGCCCCGGCCCTGTGGCGGCGGCGCACATACTCGATGCCGGCCTCGAGCTGCGCGGCAACGGAGAGACCGTCCGCGCCGCGGGCGGGCCTCAGCGCGTCGCTGCGGCAGTAGGCGCATCCCCCTCCGCCCGGAAGACCGCCGCCGTTGGGACAGGCGAAGCCGGCGTCGAGCGAAACCTTCCACGTCCGCCTGCCGTAACGCTCGTAGAGGACGGCGCCGAGAGAGCGGTAGCGCGGTCTTCCCATCCCTTTGCCTTTCGAATATGCCGGGCGAAATTT
This genomic interval from Deltaproteobacteria bacterium contains the following:
- a CDS encoding TIGR01212 family radical SAM protein produces the protein MGRPRYRSLGAVLYERYGRRTWKVSLDAGFACPNGGGLPGGGGCAYCRSDALRPARGADGLSVAAQLEAGIEYVRRRHRAGAFVAYFQSGTSTNGPTDRLAAMLDTAVRHPEVVALAVSTRPDCLGPEVLDLLCRVRGKKDLWIELGLQSIHERTLRLINRGHTAGDFICAARAAMERGIDVCAHLIMGLPGEERRHMAATVGRVAELGLWGVKFHQLQVLRGTPLETMYRRGEVTPLGLDEYASIVADAIELLPPETVIHRLCGDAPRRLLVAPRWGAGKFAVAEAVEAKLRARGTRQGAARRL